A DNA window from Chlamydia buteonis contains the following coding sequences:
- a CDS encoding OmpH family outer membrane protein, with the protein MKKSLSSVSSVFLTFLTLVGMQQVFADESSSKGGLGVVSLKRCLEESAFGKKETEELENMKQQFSKNSEKMEEELSSLYNKLQDEDYMESLSTSAAEELRKKFEDLSAEYNALQSQYYQILNQTNMKRVQKLIQEVKKASAKVREKTGLYAILNDEVVLSIDASADKTDEIIKILDESFKNN; encoded by the coding sequence ATGAAAAAATCATTAAGCTCTGTAAGCTCTGTTTTTCTAACTTTTCTAACTTTAGTAGGTATGCAGCAAGTTTTTGCTGACGAAAGCTCTAGCAAGGGTGGCTTAGGCGTTGTGAGTTTGAAGCGTTGTTTAGAAGAATCTGCTTTTGGGAAAAAAGAAACAGAAGAGCTAGAAAACATGAAACAACAGTTCTCAAAAAATTCTGAAAAAATGGAAGAAGAACTGTCGTCACTTTATAATAAATTACAAGACGAAGATTATATGGAGAGTCTCTCTACTTCAGCTGCTGAAGAATTAAGAAAAAAGTTTGAGGACCTTTCCGCAGAATATAATGCTTTACAATCGCAATACTACCAAATATTGAACCAAACCAATATGAAAAGAGTTCAAAAACTCATACAAGAAGTAAAAAAGGCTTCTGCAAAAGTAAGGGAAAAAACAGGTTTGTACGCGATCTTGAACGATGAAGTGGTTCTATCCATTGATGCTAGTGCTGATAAAACTGATGAGATTATCAAAATTCTTGATGAATCTTTCAAAAACAACTAA
- the pdhA gene encoding pyruvate dehydrogenase (acetyl-transferring) E1 component subunit alpha — MPDAFHYNIASKESNEATVKNIIDIYGSPRCLELLKYMLLIREFETRGEEAYLEGLVGGFYHSYSGQEAVATAALANTGLDQWFFSSYRCHALAILLNIPLRSLAAELLGKETGCALGRGGSMHMCGPNFPGGFGIVGGQIPLAAGAAFAIKYRCEDKISLGFIGDGAVAQGVFHETLNFTALHDLPLMLIIENNGWGMGTALHRAIAKQPIGESQGSSYGIRSFTLNGFDLFNCLLGFKEAYEYMQKTRLPVIVECLCSRFRGHSISDPNLYRSKEEMQCLIKKDPIVFAKKWLINLGVISEESFQALRQECKNEVVKAFTEAKSDPEPTIATLEEGVYA; from the coding sequence ATGCCCGACGCTTTTCATTACAATATCGCCTCTAAAGAATCTAATGAGGCAACCGTAAAAAACATTATTGATATATACGGCTCCCCTCGTTGTTTAGAACTCTTGAAATACATGTTACTAATTCGTGAGTTTGAAACACGAGGAGAAGAGGCTTATTTGGAAGGTTTAGTTGGTGGTTTTTACCACTCCTATAGTGGTCAAGAAGCGGTTGCTACCGCAGCATTGGCTAATACAGGATTAGATCAATGGTTTTTCTCTTCCTACCGTTGTCACGCTCTTGCCATATTACTGAATATCCCCCTTCGCTCCCTTGCAGCAGAATTACTAGGGAAAGAAACTGGTTGCGCATTAGGTCGAGGCGGGTCTATGCATATGTGTGGTCCGAATTTCCCTGGAGGATTTGGAATCGTAGGAGGTCAAATCCCCCTAGCCGCCGGAGCAGCATTCGCTATCAAATATCGGTGTGAAGATAAGATCTCCCTAGGATTCATTGGAGATGGAGCGGTTGCTCAAGGAGTATTTCACGAAACATTAAATTTTACTGCTCTACACGATCTACCTTTAATGCTTATTATAGAAAATAATGGCTGGGGCATGGGGACTGCCCTCCATCGTGCTATTGCAAAACAACCGATAGGAGAATCCCAAGGGAGTTCTTACGGTATACGCTCATTCACTTTAAACGGTTTTGACCTTTTCAATTGTCTTTTAGGCTTTAAAGAAGCTTATGAGTACATGCAAAAGACGCGACTTCCAGTCATTGTTGAATGCTTATGTTCTCGATTTAGAGGACACTCCATTTCTGATCCCAACCTTTATAGAAGTAAAGAAGAAATGCAATGCCTTATAAAAAAAGATCCTATTGTTTTCGCTAAAAAATGGCTAATCAACTTGGGAGTAATCTCAGAAGAAAGTTTTCAAGCATTACGTCAGGAATGTAAGAATGAGGTTGTAAAAGCTTTTACTGAAGCAAAATCAGATCCAGAACCAACGATTGCTACATTAGAAGAAGGTGTGTATGCCTAA
- the lpxD gene encoding UDP-3-O-(3-hydroxymyristoyl)glucosamine N-acyltransferase, translating to MPQELVYTLQQLAGLLKVEVQGNTETPISGVEEISAAKAHHVTFLDNEKYARFIKITEAGAIILSKAQAQKYGHLNKNFLIVSEFPSIAFQKCIELFISPVESGFPGIHPTAIIHPTASIGKDVCIEPYAVICQHACIGDSTYIGTGSVIGAYSTLGEHCFIHPRVVIRERVEMGKRVIIQPGAIIGSCGFGYITNAFGRHKHLKHLGKVIIEDDVEIGANTTIDRGRFKNSVIREGTKIDNQVQIAHHVEVGKHSMIVAQAGIAGSTKIGNHVIIGGQTGITGHISITDHVIMMAQTGVTKSISSPGIYGGAPARPYQEIHRQVAKIRSLPKLEERLGMLEEKVKGLSAQSKELQITP from the coding sequence ATGCCTCAAGAGCTGGTCTATACTCTTCAACAGTTAGCAGGCTTATTAAAAGTTGAAGTTCAAGGAAATACAGAAACTCCTATTTCTGGTGTTGAAGAGATAAGTGCAGCTAAAGCTCACCATGTAACTTTTCTTGACAATGAAAAATATGCTCGTTTTATAAAGATTACTGAAGCTGGGGCTATTATTTTATCAAAGGCTCAAGCTCAAAAGTACGGTCATTTAAATAAAAATTTTCTTATAGTCTCGGAATTTCCTTCTATAGCTTTTCAAAAATGCATCGAATTATTCATTTCTCCTGTTGAGTCAGGGTTCCCAGGAATTCATCCTACAGCTATTATTCATCCAACAGCATCCATAGGTAAAGATGTTTGTATAGAGCCCTATGCTGTTATATGCCAACACGCATGTATTGGAGATTCTACCTATATTGGAACTGGTAGTGTTATAGGTGCGTATTCTACTCTTGGAGAGCATTGCTTCATACATCCTAGAGTAGTAATTCGTGAACGTGTAGAGATGGGTAAGCGTGTGATCATTCAACCTGGTGCTATTATCGGTTCATGTGGTTTTGGTTACATTACCAATGCTTTTGGCCGGCATAAACATCTCAAGCATTTAGGGAAAGTGATTATCGAAGATGATGTTGAAATAGGAGCAAATACTACCATAGATAGGGGTCGTTTCAAAAATAGCGTCATACGTGAAGGCACCAAAATTGACAATCAAGTGCAAATAGCTCACCATGTGGAAGTTGGGAAACATAGTATGATTGTTGCTCAAGCAGGAATCGCTGGTTCTACAAAAATTGGTAACCATGTGATTATTGGAGGGCAAACAGGAATTACGGGTCACATTTCAATAACAGACCATGTAATTATGATGGCTCAAACAGGAGTTACTAAATCTATAAGCTCTCCTGGTATCTATGGAGGAGCTCCTGCTCGTCCATATCAAGAAATCCATCGTCAAGTTGCTAAAATCCGTAGTCTACCTAAATTAGAAGAACGTTTAGGAATGTTAGAAGAAAAGGTTAAGGGATTATCTGCGCAATCTAAAGAATTACAAATAACCCCTTAA
- the recR gene encoding recombination mediator RecR: MLKYPDYLSKLISFLRKLPGIGFKTAEKLAFELLDWDKDQLESMGKAFSELSAARSHCPTCFCLKSHPESLCSFCQNNRDTSILCIVATPKDVFALERSQIFKGHYYVLGALLSPITGKHIDAGRMHLLKQRIEFLKPKEIILALDATLEGDATALFLKQELSHSSKSISRLALGLPIGLSFDYIDPGTLARAFSGRNPY; the protein is encoded by the coding sequence ATGCTAAAGTATCCTGACTATTTATCCAAACTAATCTCTTTTCTTAGAAAACTCCCTGGAATAGGATTTAAAACAGCAGAAAAACTAGCTTTCGAACTATTAGATTGGGATAAGGATCAATTAGAATCTATGGGGAAAGCTTTTTCGGAACTCTCTGCTGCACGCAGTCATTGTCCCACTTGTTTTTGCTTGAAAAGTCACCCAGAAAGTCTTTGCTCATTTTGTCAAAACAATCGAGACACGTCTATATTGTGTATCGTAGCAACTCCTAAAGATGTTTTTGCTTTAGAACGCTCTCAAATTTTCAAAGGTCACTATTATGTCTTAGGAGCCTTATTATCGCCAATAACGGGAAAACATATTGATGCAGGGAGAATGCATTTACTAAAACAACGTATAGAATTTTTAAAACCGAAAGAAATTATTCTAGCTTTAGACGCCACTCTAGAAGGAGATGCTACGGCTCTTTTCTTAAAACAAGAGCTTTCTCATTCCTCTAAATCTATTTCTCGTTTGGCTCTAGGTTTGCCAATAGGATTGTCTTTTGATTATATAGACCCCGGAACACTTGCTAGAGCCTTTTCCGGAAGAAACCCATATTAA
- the bamA gene encoding outer membrane protein assembly factor BamA translates to MFMMRNKVILRCTVLALIHAPLALAATETVKEGYTLVESITITTEGENSLNKHPLPKLKTKSGSLFSQADFDEDLRNLSKDYDRVEPKVDFSNGKTTISLLLVAKPCIRKISIIGNEAIPSHKILKTLQIYENDIFDREKFLKNFDELRVYYLKRGFFESQLCYELDHNEHRGYIDILIQIQEGPCGKIKKLEISGLNRCEKADVKELILTKQYSKTTSWFTGNGLYHPDIVEQDSFAIINYLHNLGYADAIVTPRREVDEFGNIVLYMDVEKGPLYTLGHVHIQGFDVLPKRLVEKQLSAGPNDIYCPENIWEGAQKIKNTYAKYGYINTNVDVTFSPHASRPVYDVTYQVSEGSPYKVGLIKITGNTHTKHDVILHESSLFPGDTFNRLKLEDTEQRLRNTGYFQSVSVYTARSQLDPLDNAEEYRDIFIEVKETTTGNLGLFLGFSSLDNLFGGIELSESNFDLLGVGHLFSKGFKCLRGGGEYLFLKANFGDKVTDYTLKWTKPHFLNTPWILGVELDKSINRALSKDYSVETYGGNVSTTYILNQQLKYGIYYRGTQTSLYKKKQDQAGPDLAANKGFISAAGVNLNYDSVNNPRNPTTGIRSSINFEVSGLGGAYHFTKLSLNSSIYRKLTKKVVLKIKGEAQFLKPFGDTTIAGIPISERFFLGGETTVRGYKPFIIGPKFSPTEPQGGLSSLLLTEEFQYPLINQPNVSAFVFLDSGFIGLKEYTIRLKDLCGSAGLGLRFDVMNNVPVMLGFGWPFRPTEMFEGEKIDVSQRFFFALGGVF, encoded by the coding sequence ATGTTCATGATGCGAAATAAAGTTATTCTGCGGTGTACCGTTTTGGCGCTAATCCATGCTCCATTAGCTCTAGCAGCTACGGAAACGGTTAAGGAAGGATACACACTAGTTGAATCCATTACGATTACAACTGAAGGTGAAAATTCTTTAAACAAACATCCTCTACCGAAATTAAAAACGAAAAGTGGCTCTTTGTTTTCTCAAGCAGATTTTGATGAAGACCTACGCAATCTATCTAAGGATTACGATAGAGTAGAACCAAAAGTTGATTTTTCTAATGGCAAAACTACTATTTCTTTGCTTCTTGTCGCCAAGCCATGCATTCGAAAAATTTCTATCATAGGGAATGAAGCCATACCCTCTCATAAGATTCTTAAAACTCTACAAATCTACGAAAATGATATATTTGATAGAGAAAAGTTCTTAAAAAATTTTGATGAGCTTAGAGTTTACTACCTTAAACGCGGTTTTTTTGAATCGCAACTCTGTTATGAATTAGATCATAATGAACACAGGGGTTACATTGATATCCTTATCCAGATTCAAGAAGGTCCTTGTGGTAAAATTAAAAAATTAGAAATTTCTGGTCTCAATAGATGTGAAAAAGCTGATGTCAAAGAACTGATTCTGACTAAACAGTATTCAAAAACTACCAGTTGGTTTACGGGAAATGGTCTATATCATCCTGACATTGTTGAACAAGACTCGTTTGCCATCATCAATTACTTACATAATCTAGGCTATGCTGATGCAATAGTTACTCCCAGACGTGAAGTAGACGAATTTGGAAATATCGTACTCTACATGGATGTCGAGAAAGGCCCACTTTATACTTTAGGTCACGTACATATTCAAGGATTTGATGTGCTGCCTAAACGTCTTGTAGAAAAACAATTATCTGCGGGTCCTAATGATATTTACTGCCCCGAAAACATATGGGAAGGCGCACAAAAAATTAAGAATACTTATGCAAAGTATGGTTACATTAACACTAATGTTGACGTAACATTTTCGCCTCATGCGTCACGTCCTGTTTACGACGTAACTTACCAGGTAAGTGAAGGATCTCCTTACAAAGTTGGTTTAATCAAAATTACGGGAAATACTCATACAAAACATGATGTGATTTTACACGAAAGTAGCCTATTCCCAGGGGATACTTTCAACAGATTAAAACTTGAAGATACTGAGCAACGCCTCAGAAATACTGGTTACTTCCAAAGTGTCAGTGTATACACTGCACGTTCTCAATTGGATCCATTAGACAATGCTGAAGAATATCGTGATATCTTCATAGAAGTTAAAGAAACTACAACAGGAAACTTAGGATTATTTTTAGGTTTTAGCTCTTTAGACAATTTATTTGGAGGAATCGAGCTTTCTGAAAGCAATTTTGATCTTTTAGGTGTCGGACATTTGTTCTCTAAAGGTTTTAAATGTCTAAGAGGTGGCGGAGAGTATTTATTCTTAAAAGCAAACTTTGGGGATAAAGTCACCGATTATACTCTTAAATGGACAAAGCCTCACTTTTTAAATACACCGTGGATTCTAGGTGTCGAACTTGATAAGTCTATTAATAGAGCTCTTTCTAAGGATTATTCCGTTGAGACTTATGGTGGAAATGTCAGTACTACGTATATCTTAAATCAACAATTAAAATATGGTATCTATTACCGGGGCACACAAACTAGCTTATATAAGAAGAAACAAGATCAAGCTGGGCCAGATCTTGCTGCTAATAAAGGCTTTATATCCGCTGCCGGTGTAAATTTAAATTACGATTCTGTAAATAACCCTAGAAACCCTACCACAGGTATACGTAGTAGCATAAATTTCGAAGTTTCTGGTCTCGGTGGTGCCTACCACTTTACAAAGCTCTCTTTAAACAGTTCAATTTATCGAAAGCTAACAAAAAAAGTGGTTTTGAAAATCAAAGGAGAAGCTCAATTCCTTAAACCTTTCGGTGATACGACTATAGCAGGCATCCCTATTAGTGAACGCTTTTTCTTGGGTGGAGAAACCACTGTTCGGGGATATAAACCATTTATCATTGGTCCTAAGTTTTCTCCTACAGAACCTCAAGGGGGGTTATCTTCTCTCCTACTTACTGAAGAGTTTCAGTATCCTTTAATTAATCAACCTAACGTGAGTGCTTTTGTCTTCCTAGATTCAGGATTTATTGGACTTAAAGAATATACTATCCGTTTGAAAGATCTTTGTGGAAGCGCTGGCTTGGGTCTACGCTTTGACGTAATGAACAACGTTCCAGTTATGTTAGGATTTGGTTGGCCATTCCGCCCTACAGAAATGTTTGAGGGCGAAAAAATCGATGTTTCACAACGGTTCTTCTTTGCTTTAGGAGGCGTCTTCTAA